One Gammaproteobacteria bacterium DNA window includes the following coding sequences:
- a CDS encoding conserved hypothetical protein (Evidence 4 : Unknown function but conserved in other organisms) — protein sequence MRVRQPMMGLSMTKLHWNESISIMKPLIYCDLEVRADTKNEGFALPIMERTLGVLHGVFRQSPDCYAIALPQAQSGERRHPGAVIRVFAETREDLDRLVTTIQDFPVVRDYLMIGYPRSVPVGFNGPWREYRRYRITNRGSRLEKCREFRLQEASKLPYLRVVSRSTGHGFGLYVASVEGSQVDDCKPDSYGLSVATRPFALPWLA from the coding sequence GTGCGAGTTCGTCAGCCGATGATGGGGCTGTCGATGACGAAACTTCATTGGAATGAGAGCATTAGTATTATGAAACCGTTAATCTATTGTGATCTTGAGGTACGCGCGGATACCAAGAATGAAGGATTTGCCTTGCCAATTATGGAGCGGACGCTCGGGGTGTTGCATGGGGTATTTCGTCAATCGCCTGATTGTTACGCTATTGCTTTGCCTCAGGCACAATCCGGGGAACGTCGCCATCCCGGGGCAGTGATTCGTGTATTTGCGGAGACTCGGGAAGATCTGGATCGACTGGTAACTACCATTCAGGATTTTCCCGTAGTACGGGATTATCTGATGATTGGTTATCCTCGTAGCGTGCCGGTAGGTTTTAATGGTCCATGGCGTGAATATCGACGTTATCGTATTACCAACCGGGGTTCACGACTAGAGAAATGTCGCGAATTCAGATTACAGGAAGCGAGCAAATTGCCTTATTTGCGTGTAGTCAGTCGCAGCACCGGTCATGGCTTTGGGCTTTACGTTGCGTCGGTGGAGGGTAGTCAGGTGGATGACTGCAAACCAGATAGTTATGGTTTATCCGTCGCTACCCGACCCTTTGCTTTACCATGGTTGGCATAA
- the cas gene encoding CRISPR-associated endonuclease Cas1 → MKQTVKPRQIIMSKRANVFYLEHVRVQQKDERVVYLTEQDNTTEHFFNIPERNTAFLLLGKGTSITDAAIRRLADSNVVIGFVGNGGSPLLGSVDMAFLTPQSEYRPTEYMQAWMRMWLDEEKRLGVAKSFQKERIRWVRESWDANADLAALKLRLPDAAIRSYEGRIAAATNTIELMSGEAEWARRLYGLLSGAFGLKEFRREEGKRSRSTLQDSANSFIDHGNYIAYGYAAVALNVLGISFALPVLHGKTRRGALVFDVADLFKDAIVLPLAFKHGKQVSRDQQFRDELIEVCLTHEVLDRVIETIKTTLEERPS, encoded by the coding sequence ATGAAACAGACCGTTAAACCACGACAAATCATTATGTCAAAGCGTGCGAATGTGTTCTATCTGGAACACGTCCGCGTGCAGCAAAAGGATGAGCGCGTCGTGTATCTTACGGAGCAGGACAACACTACAGAGCATTTTTTTAACATCCCGGAGCGTAATACTGCATTTCTCCTTCTCGGTAAGGGGACATCGATTACCGATGCCGCTATTCGTAGGCTGGCTGATTCGAATGTGGTGATCGGTTTTGTTGGCAATGGAGGCAGTCCGCTTTTGGGAAGCGTGGATATGGCTTTTCTCACGCCTCAGTCCGAGTATCGTCCCACCGAATATATGCAGGCCTGGATGCGCATGTGGTTAGACGAAGAGAAACGTCTAGGTGTGGCTAAGAGTTTCCAGAAAGAGCGTATTCGTTGGGTGCGGGAGAGTTGGGATGCTAATGCTGATCTCGCCGCGTTGAAGTTGCGGTTACCGGATGCTGCGATTCGTTCCTATGAGGGGCGTATCGCAGCGGCGACTAATACCATCGAGCTAATGTCTGGCGAGGCGGAATGGGCGCGTCGTTTGTATGGTCTACTCTCGGGGGCTTTTGGGCTCAAGGAATTCAGACGTGAGGAGGGTAAGCGTAGCAGATCGACACTGCAAGACAGTGCAAACAGTTTTATCGACCACGGGAATTACATTGCTTATGGTTATGCGGCGGTGGCCCTCAATGTTTTGGGAATTTCTTTTGCCTTACCGGTATTGCATGGAAAGACTCGCCGTGGCGCCTTGGTCTTTGACGTAGCCGACTTATTCAAAGATGCGATTGTTTTACCGTTGGCGTTTAAGCACGGTAAACAGGTTAGTCGTGATCAACAGTTCCGCGACGAGTTAATCGAGGTGTGCCTAACCCACGAGGTGCTCGACCGTGTCATCGAGACCATCAAAACAACCCTTGAAGAAAGACCTTCATGA
- a CDS encoding hypothetical protein (Evidence 5 : Unknown function): MGGLESAQTEVAAHNAIYRHVGGLECLENSTKADIVIYRHVGGLECSAELGNFGDTIYRHVGGLE, encoded by the coding sequence GTGGGCGGCTTAGAATCTGCCCAGACTGAGGTTGCAGCGCATAATGCTATTTACCGCCATGTGGGCGGCTTAGAATGTCTGGAAAACAGCACAAAGGCGGATATTGTTATTTACCGCCATGTGGGCGGCTTAGAATGTTCCGCCGAATTGGGAAATTTTGGCGACACCATTTACCGCCATGTGGGCGGCTTAGAATAA
- a CDS encoding hypothetical protein (Evidence 5 : Unknown function), which produces MCGGGGGFTAMRRLRIVRVKVTGQSKLKLTQVATNSLFAPLSSGRGFSVVQRVGSNWVN; this is translated from the coding sequence GTGTGTGGGGGGGGGGGGGGATTTACCGCCATGCGGCGGCTTAGAATCGTTAGAGTGAAAGTAACTGGGCAGAGTAAACTTAAATTAACCCAAGTTGCCACCAATTCGCTTTTCGCCCCTCTCTCTTCGGGGAGGGGGTTTTCTGTTGTTCAGCGTGTAGGTAGCAATTGGGTTAATTAA
- a CDS encoding phosphatidylethanolamine/phosphatidyl-N-methylethanolamine N-methyltransferase, whose amino-acid sequence MPTAASASLAHPTRRSIKRAIQVASRLPAAVFLRELVTNPREMGAVWPSSRQLAKRIAAAVPCDGKGKVVELGGGTGVVTEALLERGIPPERLIVVERAPTLAAVLRARFPRIQVVEGDAMYLTNLLRGEEGIAVVVSGLPLRSLPPRVVATIIREVSEILEPGGLFIQFTYHLRPQRSLSQRFSAVSSRLVLGNLPPARVWAFVNQRRVREVTAAVVIDQAICV is encoded by the coding sequence ATGCCCACTGCTGCTAGTGCTTCCCTTGCTCATCCAACCCGACGCAGTATTAAACGCGCTATTCAGGTTGCTTCTCGTTTACCGGCGGCAGTATTTCTGCGCGAGCTGGTGACGAATCCCAGGGAGATGGGGGCGGTGTGGCCAAGTTCTCGCCAACTCGCCAAACGCATCGCTGCTGCGGTGCCATGCGATGGAAAGGGCAAGGTTGTGGAACTCGGTGGTGGTACCGGGGTTGTGACCGAGGCCCTGTTGGAGCGAGGAATTCCGCCGGAACGGCTGATAGTCGTGGAACGAGCGCCAACCCTAGCGGCGGTGCTACGGGCACGTTTCCCACGGATCCAGGTGGTAGAGGGCGATGCCATGTACCTTACTAACCTACTCCGGGGCGAGGAAGGGATCGCCGTAGTCGTTTCTGGGCTGCCTTTACGCTCATTGCCGCCTCGGGTTGTGGCGACCATCATTCGTGAGGTCTCAGAGATCCTAGAACCAGGTGGATTGTTCATTCAATTTACCTACCATCTGCGCCCTCAGCGCAGCCTCTCCCAGCGCTTTTCCGCAGTATCCTCGCGGCTGGTGCTCGGCAACCTACCACCGGCTCGTGTGTGGGCCTTCGTCAACCAGCGGCGTGTCAGGGAAGTAACAGCAGCCGTAGTCATCGACCAGGCAATATGCGTTTGA
- a CDS encoding putative Spy/CpxP family protein refolding chaperone (Evidence 3 : Putative function from multiple computational evidences), with protein MNTSHILMLSAFLALTSGSLVLAEEPAVGGSPTQGVTTPTGTSPTSALPTGQPLGKVDVHAQRIRQALNLTNEQLAVWQRFEDTWREQSKAIVQAQQTRTDFPMTAPERLQRQITLMEQRLNAMKAISVAQQALYQALTPQQQRIMDTLAPGAGSSPGAPTGASSAPNGASGRGIRK; from the coding sequence ATGAATACTTCGCACATACTAATGTTGAGTGCTTTTTTGGCCCTGACTAGCGGCAGTCTTGTGTTGGCGGAAGAGCCAGCGGTGGGGGGCAGTCCAACCCAGGGGGTAACCACCCCTACTGGTACCTCACCAACATCGGCCTTACCGACGGGACAGCCGTTGGGGAAGGTTGATGTCCATGCGCAACGGATCAGGCAGGCGCTGAACCTCACCAACGAACAGTTGGCCGTTTGGCAGAGGTTCGAGGATACCTGGCGTGAGCAGAGCAAGGCCATCGTACAGGCACAACAGACACGGACGGACTTTCCGATGACGGCCCCGGAGCGCCTACAACGACAAATAACTCTTATGGAACAGCGATTGAACGCAATGAAGGCCATCAGTGTCGCGCAGCAAGCCCTGTATCAGGCGCTAACCCCACAGCAGCAACGCATCATGGACACACTGGCCCCAGGGGCAGGGTCAAGTCCTGGAGCCCCCACCGGGGCCTCTAGCGCCCCCAATGGCGCTTCCGGTCGCGGCATAAGGAAATAG
- the pntA gene encoding pyridine nucleotide transhydrogenase subunit alpha: MKIGIPKEVFPGEKRVAATPDSIEKLTKLGFSFVVESGAGDLSDFSDDVYREVGAEVVDSPSAVWDSADIIMKVLAPMQHPVLGYHEAMLLGPGKTLISFIWPAQNAELMQGLAATNGSVLAMDAVPRISRAQKLDALSSMANIAGYRAVVEAAYQFGRFFTGQITAAGKVPPAKVFVIGVGVAGLAAIGAANGLGAIVRASDTRPEVKDQVKSMGAEFVSVDYQEDGTGVGGYAKVMSEGFLKAQAEMIARQAMEVDIIITTALIPGRPAPRLITAGMVKSMKPGSVIVDLAAGQGGNCELTEHGQVVVRHGVTIIGYSDLPSRLSRQASQLYATNLVHLVEELCPDKSGIINIDMDNEVIRGTTVIKEGQITYPPPAPKISASPAPQLVATPPIAAAPKPAGHGHGAGAPTSAKSTAILGAAVAVIFALIGYGAPPAFLSHFTVFVLACFIGNMVIWNVTPALHTPLMSVTNAISSIIAIGALIQISSPGILITVLSGLAVVLTAVNMLGGFWVTQRMLRMFQK, from the coding sequence ATGAAGATTGGTATACCAAAGGAGGTCTTTCCAGGGGAAAAACGGGTTGCGGCGACACCTGATTCCATTGAAAAGCTCACCAAGTTGGGATTTTCCTTTGTGGTTGAATCGGGCGCTGGTGATTTATCCGATTTTTCCGACGATGTTTATCGTGAGGTGGGGGCCGAGGTTGTTGATAGTCCCAGCGCAGTGTGGGATAGCGCCGACATTATTATGAAGGTGCTGGCCCCGATGCAGCATCCTGTATTGGGGTACCACGAGGCCATGTTGCTCGGTCCAGGTAAAACGCTGATTAGTTTTATTTGGCCTGCCCAAAATGCCGAGTTAATGCAAGGCTTGGCCGCAACCAATGGCTCGGTCCTGGCTATGGATGCGGTACCCCGTATCTCGCGTGCCCAGAAGTTGGATGCCCTCTCCTCCATGGCCAATATCGCCGGTTACCGTGCGGTGGTAGAGGCAGCTTATCAATTTGGTCGCTTCTTCACTGGTCAGATAACCGCCGCGGGTAAGGTACCACCTGCCAAGGTGTTTGTGATTGGTGTGGGTGTGGCGGGTCTTGCCGCGATTGGTGCGGCCAATGGCTTGGGCGCCATCGTGCGGGCCAGCGATACTCGGCCCGAGGTCAAGGACCAGGTCAAGAGCATGGGGGCGGAATTCGTTAGCGTTGACTACCAGGAGGACGGAACCGGGGTGGGTGGTTACGCCAAGGTGATGAGTGAAGGCTTCCTCAAGGCCCAAGCGGAGATGATTGCCCGTCAGGCCATGGAAGTGGACATCATCATCACTACCGCGCTGATCCCCGGAAGACCTGCCCCCAGGTTGATTACCGCCGGCATGGTGAAGAGCATGAAGCCCGGCTCGGTGATTGTGGACCTTGCCGCCGGACAGGGTGGTAACTGTGAATTGACCGAACACGGCCAGGTCGTGGTACGCCACGGGGTGACCATCATCGGTTATTCCGACCTCCCCAGCCGTTTGTCGCGTCAGGCGAGTCAGCTCTATGCCACCAATCTGGTGCATTTGGTGGAGGAGCTGTGTCCCGACAAGAGTGGGATCATCAACATCGACATGGACAATGAGGTGATTCGAGGCACCACAGTTATTAAGGAGGGACAGATCACCTATCCGCCACCAGCGCCCAAGATCTCGGCGTCTCCGGCTCCGCAATTGGTCGCTACGCCACCGATAGCGGCAGCCCCCAAGCCGGCGGGGCATGGTCATGGTGCTGGCGCACCAACCTCTGCTAAGTCGACGGCCATCCTTGGCGCGGCGGTAGCAGTAATCTTCGCCCTTATTGGTTATGGCGCACCGCCAGCCTTCCTCAGTCACTTTACGGTGTTCGTGTTGGCCTGCTTTATCGGCAACATGGTGATCTGGAATGTCACCCCGGCCTTGCACACCCCGCTCATGAGTGTCACCAATGCCATTTCCAGCATTATCGCGATCGGCGCCTTAATCCAGATATCCTCCCCCGGAATCCTCATCACCGTCTTGTCGGGGTTAGCCGTAGTGCTAACCGCCGTCAATATGTTGGGTGGCTTCTGGGTCACCCAGCGCATGTTGCGCATGTTCCAGAAATAA
- the pntB gene encoding pyridine nucleotide transhydrogenase subunit beta, with protein MSEGLMTAAYIGATILFILSLGGLSHPETSRRGNLFGIIGMAVAVLATLAGPRVTGTATFSIILSAVAVGGVVGVIAAIRVKMTQMPELVALMHSLVGLAACLVGYANYIDPTTQLVGAERTIHEVEIYLGILIGALTFSGSVIAFGKLSAKISGKPLTLPGRHWLNLGMLIAVIYFGKVFLGAHSPADGMMPLAIMTVIALAFGVHMVMAIGGADMPVVVSMLNSYSGWAASATGFMLNNDLLIVVGALVGSSGAILSYIMCRAMNRKFIAVIAGGFGTGGGSTPAAGAAPTGTVSSISAQETAEMLRSASNVIIIPGYGMAVAQAQHTVCEITKILRNKGVNVRFGIHPVAGRMPGHMNVLLAEAKVPYDIVLEMDELNHDFPSTDVAMVIGANDIVNPSAQEDPNSPIAGMPVLEVWKAKTSIVMKRSMASGYAGVDNPLFYKENNRMLFGDAKKMLDEVMNSLR; from the coding sequence ATGAGCGAAGGTTTGATGACCGCCGCCTATATCGGCGCCACCATTCTGTTCATCCTCAGCCTGGGGGGGCTTAGCCACCCTGAGACCTCCCGGCGTGGCAATCTGTTTGGCATCATCGGCATGGCCGTTGCGGTACTTGCCACTCTGGCGGGTCCTCGCGTTACCGGTACCGCCACTTTCTCTATCATTCTCAGCGCTGTGGCCGTTGGTGGCGTAGTGGGGGTCATTGCGGCCATTCGGGTCAAGATGACCCAGATGCCTGAGCTGGTGGCCCTTATGCACTCGCTGGTGGGTCTGGCGGCCTGCTTGGTGGGGTATGCCAACTACATCGACCCCACTACTCAGCTCGTCGGGGCGGAGCGGACCATTCATGAGGTTGAGATCTATCTGGGCATTCTGATCGGTGCGTTGACCTTCTCAGGGTCGGTGATTGCCTTCGGGAAGCTCTCCGCCAAGATTAGTGGCAAGCCGCTCACCCTACCTGGGCGTCACTGGCTCAATCTGGGCATGCTGATTGCCGTCATCTATTTCGGTAAGGTGTTTCTGGGGGCTCACTCTCCCGCAGACGGGATGATGCCTCTTGCCATTATGACGGTGATTGCCCTGGCCTTCGGGGTGCATATGGTGATGGCCATTGGTGGTGCGGACATGCCGGTGGTGGTTTCGATGCTCAACAGCTACTCCGGTTGGGCGGCCTCTGCCACTGGTTTTATGCTCAACAATGACCTGCTGATCGTGGTGGGTGCGTTGGTAGGCTCTTCCGGCGCCATCCTGAGTTACATCATGTGTCGGGCGATGAATCGCAAGTTCATCGCGGTGATCGCCGGTGGCTTTGGTACCGGTGGTGGTTCGACCCCAGCGGCGGGTGCGGCCCCAACCGGGACGGTCTCTTCGATTAGTGCCCAAGAAACTGCCGAGATGCTGCGCTCCGCTAGCAACGTAATCATCATCCCCGGTTACGGTATGGCCGTGGCCCAGGCGCAGCATACGGTGTGTGAGATCACCAAAATCCTGCGTAACAAAGGGGTCAACGTTCGCTTCGGTATCCACCCGGTGGCGGGCCGTATGCCCGGTCACATGAACGTATTGTTGGCGGAAGCCAAGGTCCCCTACGACATCGTTCTGGAGATGGATGAACTCAACCACGATTTCCCAAGCACTGACGTAGCCATGGTGATTGGCGCCAACGACATCGTGAATCCATCGGCTCAGGAGGACCCCAACTCACCCATCGCGGGAATGCCGGTGTTGGAAGTCTGGAAGGCCAAGACCTCCATCGTGATGAAGCGTTCGATGGCCTCGGGCTACGCTGGCGTAGACAATCCGCTGTTCTACAAAGAGAACAACCGGATGCTGTTCGGCGATGCCAAGAAGATGTTGGACGAGGTCATGAATAGCCTGCGTTAG
- the msrB gene encoding methionine sulfoxide reductase B, whose protein sequence is MPHRYAKDPLKITHLGELQRRVTQTCGTEPPFHNAFWNNKREGIYVDIVSGEPLFSSRDKYDSGTGWPSFSRPLEEQHIVSNIDNSHGMTRTEVRSKYGDSHLGHLFPDGPKETGMRYCINSASLRFIPKEQLVEEGYGEYVKLFAESA, encoded by the coding sequence ATGCCACATCGTTATGCAAAAGATCCGCTCAAAATCACCCATCTCGGTGAATTGCAGCGCCGCGTTACCCAAACCTGCGGCACTGAGCCACCGTTCCACAATGCATTCTGGAATAATAAACGCGAGGGGATCTATGTTGATATCGTCTCGGGTGAACCGCTATTTTCCTCACGCGACAAATATGACTCCGGTACCGGCTGGCCGAGTTTCTCGCGTCCACTGGAGGAACAGCACATCGTTAGCAATATCGACAACAGTCATGGCATGACCCGTACTGAAGTACGTTCTAAATATGGTGATTCGCATCTTGGTCATCTCTTCCCCGATGGCCCGAAGGAAACCGGTATGCGCTACTGTATTAACTCAGCGTCGCTCCGTTTTATCCCCAAGGAACAATTGGTCGAGGAAGGTTACGGAGAGTATGTGAAACTATTTGCGGAGTCAGCGTGA
- the msrA gene encoding Peptide methionine sulfoxide reductase MsrA — protein MTSETAILAGGCFWGMEELIRNLPGVQATRVGYSGGVIDDPTYEDVKTGTTNHAEAIEVTFNPTQLSYQKLLEFFFQIHDPSTRNRQGNDRGSQYRSVIFYLNDAQQQVAQEIITRINHSGKWPASIVTEVVPARTFYTAEDYHQKYLQHHVGGYTCHFIRPHWTL, from the coding sequence ATGACCAGTGAAACAGCAATTCTTGCCGGTGGTTGTTTCTGGGGGATGGAAGAGTTGATTCGAAATCTGCCAGGTGTACAGGCCACCCGAGTTGGTTATAGCGGTGGGGTGATCGACGATCCCACTTATGAAGACGTAAAAACCGGTACCACGAATCATGCGGAGGCAATCGAGGTAACTTTCAATCCTACGCAGCTATCCTACCAAAAACTCCTCGAATTCTTCTTTCAAATTCACGACCCATCCACCAGGAATCGTCAGGGCAACGATCGCGGCAGCCAATATCGTTCGGTTATTTTCTACCTAAACGACGCGCAACAACAGGTCGCACAAGAAATCATCACCCGCATCAATCATTCCGGGAAATGGCCAGCAAGCATTGTCACGGAAGTAGTCCCGGCCAGAACATTCTACACAGCGGAGGACTATCACCAGAAATACCTCCAACATCACGTTGGTGGATATACCTGTCACTTCATCCGTCCCCATTGGACGCTGTAA
- a CDS encoding hypothetical protein (Evidence 5 : Unknown function) produces MSHPPLIQPPSPIPCAPHPGPVPMRPALLLGWSVLARLGLSTTVLALLWIAMMGWALK; encoded by the coding sequence ATGTCCCATCCGCCGCTCATCCAACCCCCCTCCCCTATTCCCTGTGCCCCTCACCCCGGACCAGTACCGATGCGTCCGGCCTTGTTATTGGGTTGGTCGGTGCTGGCACGCTTGGGGCTGTCCACCACGGTCTTGGCGTTGCTGTGGATAGCGATGATGGGATGGGCGCTCAAATGA
- a CDS encoding zinc/manganese transport system ATP-binding protein produces the protein MTKLREAVSDAVRLHDLTLGYERHPAVHHLSGGLSVGSLTAVVGPNGAGKSTLLKGLMGLLRPLGGRIEWGSGNPRQAAYLPQQAELERDFPITVEEVASLGLWRQLGIWHPLTATLRDHVYEVLAMVGLASFAQREVGSLSGGQFQRMLFARLLLQNAEVILLDEPFTAIDERTTIDLLALVKRLHSEGRTVVAVLHDLDLVRNHFPETLLLAREAVAWGPTPQVLTADNLTRARQLQEAWDEQAPVCVREAA, from the coding sequence ATGACCAAACTACGGGAAGCTGTGAGCGACGCGGTACGCCTCCATGACTTGACCCTCGGCTATGAGCGCCACCCGGCGGTACACCACCTGTCGGGAGGCCTCAGTGTCGGGAGCCTTACCGCCGTAGTAGGACCCAACGGGGCCGGGAAATCTACGTTACTGAAGGGATTGATGGGCCTGCTGCGACCACTCGGCGGACGGATCGAATGGGGCAGCGGAAACCCCCGTCAGGCCGCCTACCTACCGCAACAGGCAGAGTTAGAACGCGATTTTCCCATCACGGTGGAAGAGGTGGCGAGCCTTGGGTTGTGGCGTCAACTGGGGATCTGGCACCCCCTGACGGCCACGTTGCGCGACCACGTGTACGAGGTGTTGGCGATGGTGGGACTCGCGAGCTTTGCCCAGCGCGAGGTGGGTTCCCTCTCCGGCGGACAGTTCCAGCGGATGTTGTTCGCCCGTCTGCTCCTCCAGAATGCCGAGGTGATCCTGTTGGACGAACCCTTTACCGCTATTGACGAACGCACCACCATCGATCTGCTTGCCTTGGTGAAACGCCTCCACAGCGAGGGGCGCACGGTGGTGGCGGTGCTCCATGACCTGGACCTAGTACGCAACCACTTCCCCGAAACCCTACTACTCGCACGCGAGGCAGTGGCGTGGGGACCCACCCCGCAGGTGCTGACCGCAGATAACCTGACACGCGCCAGACAATTACAAGAGGCCTGGGACGAACAAGCACCAGTGTGTGTACGGGAGGCGGCATGA
- a CDS encoding zinc/manganese transport system permease protein — protein sequence MSLWELAVQPFVEFAFMRRALVGCLALALGCAPIGVFLLLRRMSLMGDAMSHAILPGAAVGFLLAGMSVPALSAGGLVAGLAVALAAGATARATVLREDATLAAFYLISLALGVLLVSLKGSNVDLLHVLFGTVLALDDDALLLLAGIATITLPVLALIYRPLVVECFDPTFLRAVGGRGPLVHMVFLALVVLNLVGGFQALGTLMAVGLMMLPATTARLWTRTLGGMIGVSLLAAFTAGYLGLLLSYHAALPSGPAIVLTAGSLLILSLFIAPRRGLLGRFWSRNHLEG from the coding sequence ATGAGTCTGTGGGAATTGGCGGTCCAGCCTTTCGTGGAGTTTGCCTTTATGCGTCGCGCCCTGGTGGGGTGCCTGGCCTTGGCTCTGGGCTGTGCGCCGATTGGGGTGTTTCTGTTGCTGCGTCGGATGAGTCTGATGGGGGATGCGATGTCCCACGCCATTTTGCCAGGAGCAGCGGTGGGGTTTCTGCTGGCAGGGATGTCGGTGCCCGCGCTCAGTGCGGGCGGACTTGTCGCAGGTCTGGCGGTGGCGCTCGCAGCCGGGGCGACGGCACGTGCTACGGTGCTCCGCGAGGATGCGACCCTCGCTGCTTTCTATCTGATCTCACTCGCCTTGGGGGTACTGCTGGTCTCGCTCAAGGGCAGCAACGTAGACCTGCTGCATGTCTTGTTCGGTACCGTGCTTGCCTTGGACGATGATGCCTTGCTGTTGCTGGCGGGGATCGCCACCATCACCCTGCCGGTGCTGGCGCTGATCTATCGACCGCTGGTGGTGGAGTGTTTCGATCCCACCTTCTTACGCGCCGTGGGAGGTCGAGGACCATTGGTCCACATGGTGTTTCTGGCCCTGGTGGTACTCAATCTGGTGGGGGGATTTCAGGCCCTCGGCACACTCATGGCGGTAGGGCTGATGATGTTACCGGCAACAACCGCCCGTCTCTGGACACGTACCCTCGGTGGAATGATTGGTGTTTCCCTGTTGGCCGCATTCACCGCCGGTTATTTAGGATTGCTCCTTTCCTACCATGCCGCGCTACCTTCGGGTCCAGCAATTGTCCTAACCGCTGGTAGCTTGCTGATCCTTTCCCTCTTTATCGCCCCTCGACGCGGATTGCTGGGGCGCTTTTGGTCGCGGAATCATCTCGAAGGGTAA
- a CDS encoding conserved hypothetical protein (Evidence 4 : Unknown function but conserved in other organisms) — translation MKKFATLLIAFTLGICAFNVIPLAYAEPQPHMTAALNLLRDAREQLSKASSDKGSHRGEAIRLIDDAIREVKDGIEYDNRHISPSEDYRRPRGRY, via the coding sequence ATGAAAAAATTTGCCACCTTACTCATTGCTTTTACCCTCGGGATCTGCGCATTCAATGTCATCCCCCTGGCCTATGCAGAACCACAACCCCACATGACCGCAGCTCTTAATCTCTTGCGGGACGCTCGTGAACAGTTATCAAAGGCGTCCAGTGACAAAGGTTCTCACCGTGGAGAGGCTATCCGCCTCATCGACGACGCGATCAGGGAAGTGAAGGATGGTATCGAGTACGATAATCGGCATATTAGTCCCAGTGAGGATTACAGACGCCCCCGTGGTCGCTACTAA